Proteins encoded within one genomic window of Leptospira stimsonii:
- a CDS encoding thioredoxin family protein — MSLLESEKVPLGSLLPTFQLPDPNGIVFSSDTLSGSTGLLLVITCNHCPYAQAIWPRLIRFASEILSLGVKTVAINPNIHPDYPDDSPEAMLLKIEEWGIPFPYLVDESQDVARNLRAMCTPDIYLYDSDRKLFYHGRMDDNWKNEKQISRKELEFAVHQLVKGNPPPINQLPSMGCSIKWKE, encoded by the coding sequence ATGTCTCTTCTTGAATCCGAAAAAGTTCCGCTGGGAAGCTTACTGCCAACCTTTCAGCTTCCAGATCCGAATGGAATCGTTTTCTCCTCGGATACACTCTCCGGTTCTACCGGTTTATTGCTGGTTATAACCTGCAATCATTGCCCGTATGCTCAGGCGATTTGGCCTCGTTTGATCCGCTTTGCCTCCGAGATCCTTTCTTTGGGGGTCAAGACGGTCGCGATCAATCCGAACATTCATCCCGATTATCCGGACGATTCCCCGGAGGCGATGCTTTTAAAAATCGAAGAATGGGGAATTCCCTTTCCCTATCTTGTGGATGAAAGTCAGGACGTTGCACGAAACCTAAGAGCGATGTGTACTCCTGATATTTATCTTTACGACAGCGATCGGAAGTTGTTCTATCACGGGAGAATGGACGACAACTGGAAGAATGAAAAACAGATTTCCAGGAAGGAACTCGAATTTGCCGTTCACCAACTTGTGAAAGGAAACCCGCCTCCGATCAACCAATTACCCTCGATGGGTTGCTCAATCAAATGGAAGGAATAA
- the lp30 gene encoding plasminogen-binding receptor Lp30, producing the protein MLAVDGKNLFCASVRNLKSNFRSHFLLFLFFILVANCTKEIVRVQNPVSDQEKLSYGVIGFGLYVYNPRHQDLLNLFSKDSGTIFHELGTDGVRFSEILLKDSKNIPKDVRRYPNENPVKAEIVESTQYYDGKTGYLSPFYLLLSFDASKEYTITGVNYLYQVTCGQNCRRIVFRNFPLDPSKSFRAFPIKTKAGEIIFGGIMMAKVVPTAQDDPYGISDDTPKLTEIFSGNKVAIQLEPGEEYIKKMESDFLRKYFYGGVVDDKNAEKLFYESIIKAYPQGYWKSLAERKKTALEN; encoded by the coding sequence ATGTTGGCAGTGGATGGAAAGAATTTATTTTGTGCTTCTGTGAGAAATCTTAAATCAAACTTTCGAAGTCATTTTCTCTTATTTCTATTTTTTATTCTCGTCGCGAATTGTACAAAAGAAATCGTAAGGGTGCAAAATCCGGTATCCGATCAGGAGAAACTTTCCTACGGCGTGATCGGCTTCGGTCTTTATGTGTACAATCCAAGACACCAGGATTTGCTAAACTTATTCAGCAAGGATTCCGGAACTATTTTTCACGAACTGGGAACCGACGGTGTTCGATTTTCCGAAATTCTTCTCAAAGACTCTAAAAATATTCCGAAGGACGTTAGACGTTATCCGAACGAAAATCCCGTGAAGGCTGAAATCGTTGAATCCACACAATACTACGACGGGAAGACCGGTTATTTATCTCCGTTTTATCTTCTACTTTCGTTCGATGCTTCGAAAGAATATACGATCACCGGGGTCAATTATCTTTATCAAGTCACTTGTGGCCAGAACTGTCGAAGAATCGTGTTTCGAAATTTTCCGCTGGATCCTTCCAAATCCTTTCGTGCGTTTCCGATAAAAACCAAGGCGGGAGAAATTATCTTCGGAGGAATTATGATGGCGAAGGTAGTTCCGACGGCTCAGGACGATCCATACGGAATTTCCGACGATACTCCGAAGTTAACCGAAATTTTTTCAGGCAATAAAGTCGCCATTCAATTGGAACCTGGAGAAGAATATATTAAAAAGATGGAATCCGATTTTCTTCGAAAATATTTTTACGGCGGAGTTGTGGACGATAAAAACGCGGAAAAACTATTTTACGAAAGTATAATCAAAGCTTATCCCCAGGGTTATTGGAAATCCCTTGCGGAAAGAAAAAAGACAGCTTTGGAAAATTGA
- a CDS encoding DUF1499 domain-containing protein, with protein MKNRLFPHSCAIQTPSKTLESNARKSSSSFNRLGNLFFLGEIVISYKKGSLILISIFLSFLVQCNGTRPTTLGVQNGKLGVCPQTPNCVSSFVPESDAEHAIKPLSYKGTPEEGKTKLKTAIGEIARTKIVKEDSNYLYVEFTSLIWRYIDDVEFLFDPNSPLIHVRSASRLGKSDFGVNRKRIETIREKLNSL; from the coding sequence ATGAAAAACAGACTCTTTCCGCATTCTTGTGCAATCCAAACCCCTTCCAAAACGTTAGAATCTAACGCACGTAAGTCGAGTTCCTCCTTTAATCGCCTCGGAAATTTATTTTTCTTAGGCGAGATCGTTATTTCCTATAAGAAGGGAAGCCTAATCCTTATTTCGATTTTTCTCTCCTTTTTGGTCCAGTGTAATGGAACCAGACCGACGACCTTGGGAGTTCAGAACGGTAAACTAGGCGTTTGTCCTCAAACGCCGAATTGTGTCAGTAGCTTCGTTCCTGAATCGGACGCAGAACACGCCATCAAACCCTTAAGTTATAAGGGGACGCCGGAGGAAGGTAAGACAAAGTTAAAAACTGCGATAGGCGAAATCGCAAGGACAAAGATCGTAAAAGAAGATTCGAATTATCTTTACGTGGAATTTACGAGTTTGATTTGGAGATATATCGACGACGTGGAATTTTTATTCGACCCAAATTCTCCCTTGATCCATGTCCGTTCCGCTTCTCGCCTGGGAAAATCGGACTTTGGTGTCAATCGTAAGAGAATCGAAACGATCCGAGAGAAGCTGAATTCCCTCTAA
- a CDS encoding flagellar hook-length control protein FliK, translated as MNISGDLSISEFKLQTRITDQPLNASSISGLVGKSSFMDLMKSLQGSAQKGLDETLTGIQNAFSKIETPDIKDKEEVKVVSEQGKAESKKADLVETTSVSEEVETVSKEEEIVVSEEFPHTSVLPWFLVADAKAEETVDPKIEIEILNELESEIVSETSVSDGEVETLSTSDLVQTLFSKDESNELLSEIAMEEETENSSILPSAEETTIKTIEKDGRGRAEQRTEVSIEKESKFSELESRTVEHSTKDSKEISKNSFQKEPSSKVSEESKAEVAKEIAVDSEKWKISRDKKTDSYLQLKTSGREEIRAAVLNQFSENSSGKSGQDQSSRGGSGDSYSSLVKGATTPNVVGREIPGSVKDFSISKESQVLSKKDIQQNFQNLIRSARVQILDNGKTEASIRMNPKDLGQMSLSLSTDKDVVRGKLSVESDFIKQQLTAELANLKQELKANGLELESLVIEVKEREEAFAFNADSEKQKQDSHPFQAAFGDEWNSDFKNSSWEENELSFEENSSEPHGFSEKTEGKTEKLLDLKV; from the coding sequence ATGAATATTTCAGGCGATCTTTCCATTTCAGAATTCAAACTTCAAACGCGCATAACGGATCAACCTTTGAACGCGTCTTCCATTTCCGGTTTGGTCGGGAAGAGTTCATTTATGGATCTTATGAAATCGCTTCAAGGTTCCGCTCAAAAAGGTTTGGATGAAACTCTTACCGGTATTCAAAACGCTTTCTCCAAAATCGAAACACCGGACATAAAAGATAAAGAAGAAGTCAAGGTTGTATCCGAGCAAGGCAAAGCCGAATCCAAAAAAGCAGACTTGGTCGAAACAACATCCGTCTCCGAAGAAGTGGAAACCGTTTCGAAAGAGGAAGAGATTGTCGTTTCCGAAGAATTCCCCCATACGTCCGTTCTTCCTTGGTTCCTTGTTGCCGACGCGAAGGCGGAAGAGACGGTTGATCCGAAAATTGAAATAGAAATATTAAACGAACTGGAATCGGAGATTGTCTCTGAAACTTCGGTTTCCGATGGGGAAGTAGAAACGCTTTCCACTTCCGACTTGGTTCAGACTCTTTTTTCGAAGGACGAAAGCAACGAATTGTTAAGCGAAATCGCAATGGAAGAAGAAACCGAAAATTCTTCCATCCTCCCTTCTGCCGAGGAAACAACGATTAAAACGATTGAGAAGGATGGTCGGGGAAGAGCGGAACAAAGGACGGAAGTTTCGATCGAGAAAGAATCCAAATTCTCCGAACTTGAATCCCGGACCGTCGAACATTCCACAAAGGATTCCAAAGAGATTTCGAAAAATTCCTTCCAGAAAGAACCTTCTTCGAAAGTTTCCGAAGAGAGTAAAGCTGAAGTCGCAAAAGAAATCGCCGTCGATTCGGAAAAATGGAAGATCAGCCGGGATAAAAAAACTGATTCTTATCTTCAATTGAAAACTTCCGGAAGGGAAGAGATTCGAGCGGCCGTTCTCAATCAGTTCTCGGAAAATTCTTCCGGAAAATCGGGACAAGACCAATCCTCTCGCGGAGGATCGGGCGATTCTTATTCTTCTCTTGTAAAAGGAGCAACGACGCCTAACGTAGTGGGGCGAGAAATACCGGGATCCGTAAAGGATTTTTCGATTTCGAAGGAATCACAAGTTCTTTCTAAAAAGGACATTCAACAAAATTTTCAAAACCTCATTCGCTCCGCTAGAGTTCAAATTCTTGATAATGGTAAAACCGAAGCGAGTATTCGTATGAATCCGAAAGACTTGGGTCAGATGTCTCTTTCCCTTTCGACTGACAAGGATGTCGTCAGAGGAAAACTTTCGGTGGAATCCGATTTCATCAAACAACAATTAACCGCCGAACTTGCTAACCTGAAACAGGAACTCAAGGCAAACGGTCTTGAACTAGAATCTCTCGTAATCGAAGTGAAAGAAAGAGAGGAAGCTTTTGCGTTTAACGCAGATTCCGAAAAACAAAAACAGGACTCTCATCCTTTTCAAGCCGCTTTCGGCGACGAATGGAATTCCGATTTCAAAAATTCCTCTTGGGAAGAGAACGAACTTTCCTTTGAAGAAAATTCTTCCGAGCCTCATGGTTTTTCCGAAAAAACCGAAGGGAAAACAGAGAAACTGCTCGATCTGAAAGTATAG
- the flgE gene encoding flagellar hook protein FlgE, whose translation MMRSLYSGVSGLKNHQVRMDVIGNNISNVNTHGFKTERVTFQDMISQELRGASEPKENIGGVNPQQVGLGSLIAAIDKIMTQGSLQTTGKNTDVAMSGEGFFIVKDGDKQFYTRAGAFNLDKNGYYVNPANGLKVQGWNARLDDKGNKFINSSASIEDIVIPVYSKEPARATSQIDFKSNLNSSVPAVPPDATQEEITAMINDPDPKMRRGHVTTIKTFDDQGIQREFKMELYKVRDNTWKARLSLTDATQLSVDVSGTGGQNTQLPGNTEIELGFTPDGKLVYVSDGTDSMNTGKLNAKVSFRIPGNPAVQNFDLNLGEAGMVDGITQFSSDFTTKAVKQDGYTMGYLESFSIDNSGTVTGVFSNGVRQPLARIATAVFNNPAGLDKAGDTMFAYSMNSGEPNIGEAGVQGRGKINAGLLEMSNVDLSDQFTDMIVTQRGFQANSRTITTSDQMIQEVLGLKR comes from the coding sequence ATGATGAGGTCACTCTATTCCGGTGTATCCGGACTTAAAAACCACCAGGTCCGAATGGATGTCATTGGAAATAACATATCTAACGTCAACACTCACGGTTTCAAAACCGAAAGGGTTACGTTTCAAGATATGATTTCTCAGGAACTCCGCGGAGCTTCCGAACCGAAAGAGAATATCGGAGGTGTGAACCCGCAACAAGTCGGTTTAGGATCTTTGATTGCGGCAATCGATAAGATCATGACTCAGGGATCCCTCCAAACGACCGGGAAGAATACGGACGTTGCAATGTCCGGCGAAGGATTTTTCATCGTCAAGGACGGCGATAAGCAATTTTATACAAGAGCGGGCGCTTTTAACTTGGATAAGAACGGTTACTATGTAAATCCAGCGAACGGCCTTAAGGTGCAGGGTTGGAATGCAAGATTGGACGATAAAGGTAATAAATTTATCAATTCATCCGCTTCCATCGAAGACATCGTGATTCCTGTTTATTCTAAAGAGCCAGCGAGAGCTACTTCTCAGATCGACTTTAAATCCAACTTGAATTCTTCCGTACCTGCTGTTCCTCCGGATGCGACTCAAGAAGAGATCACTGCGATGATCAACGATCCGGATCCGAAGATGAGACGAGGGCACGTAACGACTATCAAAACGTTCGACGATCAAGGAATTCAAAGAGAATTCAAAATGGAACTTTATAAGGTTCGCGATAATACTTGGAAAGCTCGTCTGAGTCTTACCGATGCAACCCAACTTTCAGTTGATGTTTCCGGCACCGGTGGACAGAACACGCAACTTCCGGGGAACACGGAGATCGAACTCGGGTTCACTCCGGACGGAAAACTCGTCTACGTTTCCGACGGAACCGATTCGATGAACACCGGTAAGTTGAATGCGAAAGTTTCCTTTCGGATTCCGGGTAATCCCGCAGTTCAAAATTTCGACCTCAATCTTGGAGAAGCGGGAATGGTCGACGGAATCACTCAGTTCTCTTCCGATTTTACTACCAAGGCTGTAAAACAAGATGGATATACCATGGGTTATCTCGAGTCTTTTTCGATCGATAATTCAGGAACGGTTACGGGCGTTTTCTCTAACGGAGTTCGCCAACCACTCGCGAGAATTGCGACCGCGGTTTTTAATAACCCGGCCGGTTTGGACAAGGCGGGAGATACAATGTTTGCTTATTCTATGAACTCCGGAGAACCTAACATTGGTGAGGCGGGTGTTCAGGGGAGAGGAAAGATCAACGCGGGTCTTCTTGAAATGTCTAACGTGGATCTTTCCGATCAGTTCACCGATATGATCGTAACTCAGAGAGGTTTCCAGGCAAATTCAAGAACCATAACCACTTCGGATCAGATGATCCAGGAAGTTTTAGGTCTGAAACGTTAA
- the carB gene encoding carbamoyl-phosphate synthase large subunit: protein MPRREDIRSVLILGSGPIVIGQACEFDYSGTQAAKALKEKGIRVILLNSNPATIMTDPDLADATYIEPMTVQVVQKILEKEKPDAILPTVGGQTALNLALACNTAGLLEKYNVELIGAKVDAIKKAEDRDLFKKAMEKIGVRVPASGLANNLKDAGEIKKRLGLPLIVRPAFTLGGTGGGIAFTEETFEEVVSKGLKASPISQVLLEESVLGWKEFELEVMRDLADNVVIICSIENIDPMGVHTGDSITVAPQQTLSDKEYQNLRDMSIAIIREIGVETGGSNIQFAVNPENGDVIVIEMNPRVSRSSALASKATGFPIAKIAALLSIGYTLDEIKNDITRVTPASFEPSIDYVVTKIPRFAFEKFPGTDDTLGVQMKAVGEAMAIGRTFKESFQKALRSLETDRYGFGSDGYFQELVYARSLNVGQRKEWIDSFLKRPNDKRIFYVKLAFDEGYTVDQIHELCKVDRWFLWQMEDLLKLEKEFSEKGYSILRKMKQAGFSNRQLAFLKSKKEILELLDGGLRVDLKKMEIQNLLKKTEEEIEAELNSKQLRPVYKRIDTCAGEFEAYTPYFYSSYDEEDESDITPAKSVMILGGGPNRIGQGIEFDYCCCQASYALQDLGVESIMVNSNPETVSTDYDTSDRLYFEPLTLEDVFRIYQNEKPEGVIIQFGGQTPLKLAKDLERKGVKILGTSPDSIDRAEDRKRFVEVLEKLKLTSPESGIATSMEEARAIAQKITYPVLVRPSYVLGGRAMLIINEEKELDRYMEKAEEISKDKPLLIDSFLEDAVEVDVDALCDGKDVFVTGIMEHIEEAGVHSGDSACVLPPQTLSKKMMDEIRSATVALALELQVKGLINIQYAVKNEILYIIEVNPRASRTVPFVSKALGHPIVKYATRIMMGEPLKSLPLPKEMAFSQVSVKEVVLPFNKFPGVDTILGPEMRSTGEVMGIASTAGEAFLKSQYMAGDELPSQGTVFVSINDKTKSELLSYIKDLSELGFNLIATSGTHKFLSDNGILSSKINKVYDGVFPTALDYIRENKIHLIINTPLSRVTRDDSFTIRQAAIRFKVPCLTTSNAAKALIKGMVEMKNKGFTIHSLQEIHAMPKNF, encoded by the coding sequence ATGCCTAGAAGAGAAGATATCCGCTCTGTACTCATCCTGGGTTCCGGTCCGATCGTTATCGGGCAGGCATGTGAATTCGATTACTCCGGGACTCAAGCCGCGAAGGCCCTGAAAGAAAAAGGGATCCGCGTCATTTTACTCAACTCCAATCCGGCCACCATCATGACGGATCCGGATCTCGCCGACGCGACTTACATCGAACCGATGACGGTTCAGGTCGTTCAAAAAATTCTTGAGAAAGAAAAACCGGACGCGATCCTTCCCACGGTCGGAGGTCAGACCGCGCTCAATCTCGCCTTGGCATGTAATACAGCCGGGCTTCTAGAAAAATACAATGTAGAATTGATCGGCGCCAAAGTGGACGCCATCAAGAAAGCCGAGGACCGAGACCTTTTCAAAAAGGCGATGGAAAAGATCGGAGTGAGAGTTCCCGCATCCGGTCTCGCAAACAATCTCAAGGACGCGGGCGAAATCAAAAAAAGACTCGGCCTTCCTCTGATCGTTCGCCCCGCTTTTACTCTGGGTGGAACCGGAGGGGGAATCGCTTTCACTGAAGAGACGTTCGAGGAAGTCGTTTCCAAAGGACTCAAGGCGTCTCCGATCAGTCAGGTTCTCTTGGAAGAATCCGTTCTGGGCTGGAAAGAATTCGAACTCGAGGTTATGCGCGATCTCGCGGACAACGTAGTCATCATCTGTTCGATCGAAAACATCGATCCCATGGGAGTTCACACGGGAGATTCCATCACCGTTGCTCCACAACAAACGCTTTCCGATAAGGAATACCAAAACCTAAGAGATATGTCCATCGCGATCATCCGAGAAATCGGAGTCGAGACGGGCGGTTCCAACATTCAGTTCGCGGTCAACCCAGAGAACGGAGACGTGATCGTGATCGAAATGAATCCTCGCGTTTCCAGGTCTTCGGCTCTCGCTTCCAAGGCGACCGGGTTTCCGATCGCGAAAATCGCGGCTCTGCTTTCCATCGGTTACACGTTAGACGAAATTAAGAATGATATTACAAGGGTTACTCCCGCTTCTTTCGAACCTTCGATCGATTACGTCGTGACGAAAATTCCTCGTTTTGCTTTCGAAAAATTTCCCGGAACGGACGATACGCTCGGAGTTCAGATGAAAGCGGTAGGCGAAGCGATGGCGATCGGGAGGACTTTTAAGGAAAGTTTTCAAAAAGCGCTTCGTTCCCTCGAAACGGATCGTTACGGTTTCGGTTCCGACGGATACTTTCAAGAATTAGTATATGCAAGAAGTTTAAACGTAGGTCAAAGAAAGGAATGGATCGATTCTTTCCTGAAACGCCCGAACGACAAACGAATTTTTTACGTCAAACTCGCCTTCGACGAAGGTTATACCGTGGATCAGATCCACGAACTTTGCAAAGTGGATCGATGGTTCCTCTGGCAGATGGAAGACCTTCTCAAACTAGAGAAAGAATTTTCTGAAAAGGGATATTCGATTCTTCGTAAGATGAAACAGGCCGGCTTTTCCAACAGGCAACTTGCCTTCTTAAAATCGAAAAAGGAGATTCTGGAGCTCTTGGACGGAGGTCTTCGTGTTGATCTCAAGAAGATGGAGATTCAAAATCTTCTCAAAAAAACCGAAGAGGAAATCGAAGCCGAATTGAATTCTAAACAACTTCGCCCCGTTTACAAACGGATCGATACTTGTGCGGGAGAATTCGAAGCTTATACTCCGTATTTTTATTCTTCTTATGATGAGGAAGACGAGTCCGACATAACTCCTGCGAAGTCGGTTATGATTTTGGGCGGCGGTCCGAATCGGATCGGGCAGGGGATCGAATTCGACTACTGTTGTTGCCAGGCTTCGTATGCGCTTCAAGATTTGGGTGTGGAATCGATTATGGTGAATTCCAATCCGGAAACCGTTTCCACGGACTATGACACTTCGGATCGATTGTATTTCGAGCCTCTTACCTTAGAGGACGTTTTTAGAATTTATCAAAATGAAAAACCGGAAGGCGTAATCATTCAGTTTGGCGGTCAGACTCCGTTAAAACTCGCGAAAGATCTGGAAAGAAAAGGCGTGAAAATTCTCGGAACCAGTCCTGATTCCATCGATCGTGCCGAAGATAGAAAACGTTTCGTCGAAGTATTAGAAAAATTGAAACTAACTTCCCCGGAGAGTGGAATTGCGACTTCCATGGAAGAAGCGCGAGCGATCGCGCAGAAGATCACATATCCGGTTCTGGTTCGTCCGAGTTACGTTCTCGGCGGAAGAGCGATGCTCATCATCAACGAAGAAAAAGAATTGGATCGTTACATGGAGAAGGCGGAAGAGATTTCAAAAGACAAACCTCTTCTGATCGATTCCTTCTTAGAAGACGCCGTGGAAGTGGACGTCGATGCGCTTTGTGACGGCAAGGATGTCTTCGTCACCGGGATCATGGAGCATATCGAAGAGGCGGGAGTTCATAGCGGGGATTCGGCATGCGTTCTTCCTCCTCAAACACTTTCCAAAAAGATGATGGATGAAATCCGCTCTGCGACTGTCGCGCTCGCGTTGGAGTTGCAGGTAAAGGGGTTGATCAACATTCAATACGCCGTCAAAAACGAAATTCTTTATATTATAGAAGTGAATCCTAGGGCATCGAGGACCGTTCCGTTCGTTTCGAAAGCCCTCGGGCATCCGATCGTAAAATACGCGACTCGGATCATGATGGGAGAGCCTCTGAAAAGTTTGCCACTTCCAAAAGAGATGGCATTCTCTCAGGTCTCCGTGAAAGAAGTGGTTCTTCCGTTCAATAAGTTTCCGGGAGTCGATACGATTCTCGGACCCGAGATGCGTTCCACCGGAGAAGTGATGGGAATCGCGTCCACTGCCGGAGAAGCGTTTTTGAAATCGCAATACATGGCGGGAGACGAGCTTCCATCGCAAGGAACCGTTTTTGTGAGCATCAACGATAAGACGAAGTCGGAACTCCTTTCTTATATCAAAGATCTTTCCGAGCTTGGATTCAATCTGATCGCGACTTCCGGAACTCATAAGTTCTTATCGGACAACGGAATTTTGTCCTCTAAGATCAACAAGGTTTACGACGGAGTGTTTCCGACCGCCTTGGATTATATCCGCGAGAATAAGATTCATCTGATCATCAATACTCCGCTTTCGAGAGTTACGAGAGACGACAGTTTTACGATCCGTCAAGCGGCGATCCGCTTTAAGGTTCCTTGCTTAACGACGTCTAACGCGGCTAAGGCGCTCATCAAAGGTATGGTGGAGATGAAGAACAAGGGATTTACGATCCATTCTCTTCAAGAGATCCACGCGATGCCCAAGAATTTCTGA
- a CDS encoding flagellar hook capping FlgD N-terminal domain-containing protein, giving the protein MPETSGVSQQATRDHYLEGDRSFKIRNHMENLEKEEKNGLKGIEIRSTVKSLGKDDFLKLLITQLSSQDPTNPVKDQDFIAQMAQFSSLEQMNNISTGIQKMGNRQSFSLVGKLVSGPDFVNGESIAGIAGALFFDGEGKTFVRVNGRSIDVEQITLISDPIVLKEQEAAYNQAQAQTMAPAPKMAPNATPANSDNKEMSSDPSTVQPPELKDKTTAEEKPSDWKFPGKDKSNSYE; this is encoded by the coding sequence ATGCCAGAAACATCCGGCGTAAGCCAGCAAGCGACGCGAGATCATTATCTCGAAGGAGACAGAAGTTTCAAAATCCGGAACCACATGGAGAATCTGGAGAAGGAGGAGAAAAACGGTCTTAAAGGAATCGAGATTCGTTCGACGGTCAAGTCTCTCGGTAAGGATGATTTTCTAAAACTTCTCATCACACAACTTTCTTCTCAAGATCCAACCAATCCCGTTAAGGATCAGGATTTTATCGCACAGATGGCGCAATTCTCCTCACTCGAACAGATGAACAATATTTCCACAGGTATTCAGAAGATGGGAAACCGGCAGAGTTTTTCTCTCGTTGGTAAACTCGTTTCCGGTCCAGACTTTGTAAACGGAGAGAGTATCGCCGGAATCGCCGGAGCTCTCTTTTTTGACGGAGAAGGGAAAACATTCGTTCGAGTCAACGGTAGATCCATCGATGTGGAACAGATCACCCTGATCAGCGATCCTATCGTTCTCAAAGAACAAGAGGCGGCCTATAACCAAGCTCAAGCTCAGACTATGGCTCCGGCACCGAAAATGGCGCCTAACGCAACACCCGCGAACTCGGATAACAAAGAAATGTCTTCCGATCCTTCAACGGTGCAACCTCCGGAACTCAAAGATAAAACAACCGCGGAAGAAAAGCCTTCCGACTGGAAGTTTCCGGGTAAAGACAAAAGCAATTCATACGAATAA